In the genome of Amaranthus tricolor cultivar Red isolate AtriRed21 chromosome 15, ASM2621246v1, whole genome shotgun sequence, one region contains:
- the LOC130801090 gene encoding uncharacterized protein LOC130801090, translating into MPFGLIEAPSKFMRLMNEVLRPFLGKFVVDYLDDILIYCVTVSEHLEHLRKLFEVLRKQQLYGKIEKCAFMLSEVNFLGFIIRKEGIKVDPIKIEAITTWPTPTTITQVRSFHGLASFHRKFIKKFSSIMSPLTECTKKGVFDWTTKAQAAFEQIKALMCEAPILRLPDFTKPFEVECDASGKGIGPVLIHEGRPVAYFSEKLNGSRLNYSTYDREFYAINKVNSRHSKWVEFLQSFTFSAKYKAGKANIVADALSRRYHLLAILEAKILGFEMIKPLYLEDLDLGDIYTECTQGPRGPFYIQDGFLFKNNRLCIPRSPLRNTLVKENSKGKGCNDGSRGQILKNGLFHTCNKTSDARHIAKLYFDEIIRLHGIPQSIVSDRDSKFLSTFWTSLWTMLGTKLLFSTAYHPQTDGQTEVTNRTLENILRTLVKKNTKDWDEKLAYAEFAYNRCPSLTTKYSLFECVYGFNPMTPTTLVCLPLQERGAWSAEKQVAEAQRIHIQVQHNIIFPKHRSNKLKPRADGPFQIIAQAGDNAYTVDLPFSYDVSPTFNIGDLAPYYTDLELRSIPFQEGGIEPNQLGSDEGSYKDSREPENSNSNMEDYMILPLHLVLHLLGTTDKQEQPTAATESNMQQSLIKLADQATLTEPSRQILRSWDDMEGKNGISIHGPRCHGPRVLLIVKRRAQETGSKVT; encoded by the exons ATGCCCTTTGGGCTAATTGAGGCTCCTAGTAAATTCATGAGGCTAATGAATGAGGTGTTGAGACCATTTCTTGGGAAATTTGTGGTAGATTACCTAGATGACATACTGATCTATTGTGTAACTGTAAGTGAACACCTTGAGCACCTTAGGAAGTTGTTTGAAGTCTTGAGGAAGCAGCAACTATATGGAAAGATAGAGAAATGTGCTTTCATGTTATCTGAGGTGAATTTCTTAGGATTCATTATTAGGAAGGAAGGAATTAAGGTAGACCCTATTAAGATAGAAGCTATTACCACCTGGCCTACACCTACCACCATCACACAGGTGAGATCCTTTCATGGTTTGGCATCATTCCATAGGAAATTCATTAAGAAATTCAGTTCTATCATGTCACCCTTAACAGAATGCACAAAAAAGGGGGTTTTTGACTGGACTACTAAGGCCCAAGCAGCTTTTGAGCAGATCAAGGCGTTGATGTGTGAGGCACCTATTCTGAGACTACCTGACTTCACTAAACCCTTTGAGGttgagtgtgatgcaagtgggaaaGGGATTGGGCCTGTATTAATTCATGAGGGAAGACCTGTTGCctactttagtgaaaaactaaatgggagTAGACTTAATTATTCTACCTATGATAGAGAGTTCTATGCCATA AACAAGGTGAACTCTAGGCATAGTAAGTGGGTAGAATTCCTTCAATCTTTCACATTTTCAGCTAAGTATAAGGCAGGGAAGGCTAATATTGTAGCTGATGCTCTAAGTAGAAGATATCATTTGTTAGCTATATTAGAAGCCAAAATCTTAGGCTTTGAGATGATTAAGCCTTTATACCTTGAGGATCTTGACTTAGGGGACATATATACTGAGTGCACACAGGGGCCAAGGGGACCTTTCTACATACAGGATGGATTCCTATTCAAGAATAATAGGCTGTGCATACCTAGATCACCACTAAGGAATACCTTAGTCAAAGAG AACAGCAAGGGGAAAGGATGCAATGATGGTAGTAGAGGACAGATTCTCAAAAATGGCTTATTTCATACTTGCAATAAGACTAGTGATGCTAGGCACATAGCAAAGCTATATTTTGATGAGATCATTAGGTTACATGGTATACCTCAAAGCATTGTTAGTGATAGGGACTCTAAGTTTTTAAGCACCTTTTGGACTAGCTTATGGACTATGTTGGGTACTAAGTTGTTGTTTAGCACTGCATATCATCCTCAAACGGATGGACAGACAGAGGTAACAAATAGGACCTTGGAAAACATATTGAGGACATTAGTTAAGAAAAACACTAAGGATTGGGATGAAAAATTAGCCTATGCTGAATTTGCATATAATAGATGCCCTAGTTTAACCACTAAGTACTCACTATTTGAATGTGTATATGGTTTTAATCCTATGACTCCTACTACTTTAGTTTGTTTACCATTGCAGGAACGAGGAGCATGGAGTGCAGAGAAGCAAGTTGCTGAAGCACAAAGAATACATATCCAAGTTCAACATAACATCAT ATTTCCCAAGCATAGGAGCAACAAGCTCAAGCCTAGGGCAGATGGTCCTTTTCAGATCATTGCACAAGCAGGGGACAATGCATACACAGTGGATTTGCCTTTCAGCTATGATGTATCCCCTACATTCAACATTGGGGACTTAGCACCCTACTACACGGATTTGGAATTGAGGTCAATTCCTTTTCAAGAAGGGGGGATTGAGCCAAATCAGCTAGGCTCAGATGAAGGAAGCTACAAAGACTCAAGGGAACCAGAAAACAGCAACAGCAACATGGAAGATTATATGATATTGCCTCTGCATTTGGTGTTACACCTG CTTGGGACAACAGACAAGCAAGAACAACCAACAGCAGCAACAGAATCAAACATGCAGCAGAGTCTAATCAAACTCgctgaccaggccaccttgacaGAGCCGTCCAGACAAATCCTTAGATCGTGGGATGACATGGAGGGCAAGAATGgaatctccatacatggacctCGCTGTCATGGTCCAAGAGTGCTCCTAATAGTCAAGAGAAGGGCACAAGAAACAGGGTCAAAGGTCACGTAG